One window from the genome of Streptococcus parasanguinis encodes:
- the adhP gene encoding alcohol dehydrogenase AdhP, which translates to MKAVVVNPEGTGVEIVANKEMRPLETGEALVQIEYCGVCHTDLHVAHGDFGKVPGRVLGHEGIGIVKELAPDVKSLKVGDRVSVAWFFEGCGTCEYCTTGRETLCRTVKNAGYSVDGGMAEQCIVTADYAVKVPEGLDPAQASSITCAGVTTYKAIKEAKAEPGQWIVIYGAGGLGNLAVQYAKKVFNAHVIAVDINNDKLELAKEVGADFVINGREVEDVPGLIKEKTNGGAHSAVVTAVSKVAFNQAVDSVRAGGRVIAVGLPSEMMDLSIVKTVLDGIQVIGSLVGTRKDLEEAFQFGAEGLVVPVVQKRPVEDAVKVFDEMEAGTIQGRMVLDFTN; encoded by the coding sequence ATGAAAGCTGTTGTTGTAAATCCAGAAGGTACTGGTGTTGAAATTGTTGCAAACAAAGAAATGCGACCACTTGAAACAGGGGAAGCTCTTGTTCAAATCGAATACTGTGGTGTCTGCCACACTGACTTGCACGTCGCACATGGAGACTTCGGTAAAGTTCCAGGCCGTGTTCTTGGACACGAAGGAATCGGAATTGTTAAAGAACTTGCTCCAGATGTTAAGAGCCTTAAAGTTGGTGACCGTGTCAGTGTCGCATGGTTCTTCGAAGGATGTGGAACTTGTGAATACTGTACAACTGGTCGCGAGACTCTTTGTCGGACTGTTAAAAATGCTGGTTACTCTGTTGATGGAGGAATGGCTGAACAATGTATCGTTACTGCAGATTACGCAGTGAAAGTACCTGAAGGATTAGATCCAGCCCAAGCTTCTTCTATTACGTGTGCAGGTGTTACCACTTACAAAGCTATCAAAGAAGCCAAAGCTGAACCAGGACAATGGATCGTTATCTATGGAGCTGGTGGACTTGGAAACTTGGCTGTTCAATATGCTAAGAAAGTCTTCAACGCACATGTCATCGCTGTCGATATCAACAATGATAAACTAGAATTGGCAAAAGAAGTTGGTGCAGACTTTGTCATCAACGGTCGCGAAGTTGAAGATGTCCCAGGATTGATCAAAGAAAAAACAAATGGTGGAGCTCACTCTGCTGTCGTAACAGCTGTTTCTAAAGTAGCTTTCAACCAAGCAGTAGATTCTGTTCGTGCAGGTGGCCGCGTGATCGCAGTTGGTCTTCCTTCTGAAATGATGGACCTCAGCATTGTGAAAACTGTATTAGATGGTATCCAAGTCATTGGTTCTCTTGTAGGAACTCGTAAAGACTTGGAAGAAGCCTTCCAATTTGGTGCAGAAGGCTTGGTAGTCCCTGTCGTTCAAAAACGTCCAGTAGAAGATGCTGTCAAAGTCTTTGACGAAATGGAAGCCGGAACCATTCAAGGACGTATGGTACTTGACTTTACAAACTAA
- a CDS encoding PTS sugar transporter subunit IIB codes for MSIGIIIASHGEFAAGIHQSGSMIFGDQEKVQVVTFMPSEGPDDLYAKFNAAVAAFDAEDEVLVLADLWSGSPFNQASRVMGENPDRKFAIITGLNLPMLIQAYTERLMDANAGVDQVAANIIKEAKDGVKALPEELNPVEEASTAAAAPVAQAAIPEGTVIGDGKLKINLARLDTRLLHGQVATAWTPDSKADRIIVASDSVAKDELRKELIKQAAPNGVKANVVPIQKLIDVAKDPRFGNTHALILFETPQDALRAIEGGVPIKTLNVGSMAHSTGKTMVNNVLSMDKDDVATFEKMRDLGVEFDVRKVPNDSKKDLFDLINKANVQ; via the coding sequence ATGAGTATTGGTATCATTATTGCTAGCCACGGTGAATTTGCAGCTGGAATCCACCAATCCGGCTCGATGATCTTTGGAGATCAAGAGAAAGTTCAAGTGGTTACGTTCATGCCAAGTGAAGGCCCGGATGATCTCTATGCTAAATTTAATGCAGCTGTTGCCGCATTTGATGCAGAAGATGAAGTCTTGGTTTTGGCTGACCTTTGGAGTGGTTCTCCATTTAACCAAGCAAGTCGCGTCATGGGAGAAAATCCAGATCGTAAATTTGCGATCATCACAGGATTAAACCTTCCGATGTTGATTCAAGCTTATACAGAACGTTTGATGGATGCAAATGCCGGCGTTGATCAAGTCGCTGCAAACATCATCAAGGAAGCAAAAGACGGTGTCAAAGCCCTTCCAGAAGAATTAAACCCTGTTGAAGAAGCTAGTACAGCCGCTGCTGCTCCTGTAGCCCAAGCTGCTATTCCAGAAGGAACAGTTATCGGAGATGGAAAACTCAAGATTAACCTTGCCCGCTTAGATACACGTCTTCTTCATGGACAAGTCGCAACTGCTTGGACACCTGATTCAAAAGCCGACCGGATCATTGTTGCTTCAGATTCTGTTGCTAAAGATGAACTCCGTAAGGAATTGATCAAACAAGCGGCACCAAATGGTGTGAAAGCAAACGTTGTCCCAATTCAAAAATTGATCGACGTTGCAAAAGATCCACGTTTCGGAAATACCCATGCTTTGATCTTATTTGAAACACCTCAAGATGCTCTTCGCGCCATCGAAGGTGGTGTTCCGATTAAAACCTTGAACGTTGGTTCAATGGCCCACTCAACTGGTAAAACCATGGTTAACAATGTGTTGTCAATGGATAAAGATGACGTGGCTACATTTGAAAAAATGCGTGATCTTGGAGTAGAATTTGACGTCCGTAAAGTGCCAAATGACTCTAAGAAAGATTTGTTTGACTTAATTAACAAAGCCAACGTTCAATAA
- a CDS encoding PTS mannose/fructose/sorbose transporter subunit IIC: MSIISMVLVVVVAFLAGLEGILDQFQFHQPLVACTLIGLVTGNLTAGVMLGGSLQFIALGWANIGAAVAPDAALASVAAAIIMVLGGDFSAKGIAVAQSVAIPLAVAGLFLTMIVRTLSVGLVHTADAAARKGDIKGVERAHFVALLLQGLRIAIPAALLLMIPAETVKTALEQMPKWLSDGMQIGGGMVVAVGYAMVINMMASREVWPFFAIGFALAAVSQLTLIALGAIGVALALIYLTLSKKGGNGGGGAATSNDPIGDILEDY; the protein is encoded by the coding sequence ATGTCTATTATTTCTATGGTATTAGTGGTCGTTGTTGCCTTCTTAGCAGGTCTTGAAGGTATCCTTGACCAATTCCAATTCCACCAACCACTTGTTGCTTGTACCTTAATCGGTTTGGTAACAGGTAACCTGACTGCTGGCGTTATGCTTGGTGGTTCACTTCAATTTATTGCACTTGGCTGGGCAAACATTGGTGCCGCAGTTGCACCCGATGCTGCTCTTGCATCTGTCGCTGCTGCCATCATCATGGTACTTGGGGGAGACTTCAGTGCAAAAGGAATCGCTGTCGCTCAAAGTGTCGCTATTCCGCTTGCAGTTGCTGGTCTTTTCTTGACCATGATCGTCCGTACCCTTTCCGTTGGTTTGGTCCACACTGCCGACGCTGCTGCTAGAAAAGGGGATATCAAAGGTGTAGAACGCGCTCACTTTGTGGCCCTTCTTCTTCAAGGTCTTCGTATCGCCATTCCTGCAGCCCTCTTGTTGATGATTCCTGCTGAAACTGTTAAAACTGCTCTTGAACAAATGCCAAAATGGCTCTCTGATGGAATGCAAATCGGTGGTGGTATGGTTGTAGCCGTTGGTTATGCCATGGTTATCAACATGATGGCGAGCCGTGAAGTATGGCCATTCTTTGCCATCGGTTTTGCTCTTGCAGCCGTTAGCCAATTAACTTTGATCGCTCTTGGAGCAATTGGTGTTGCCCTTGCCTTGATCTACCTTACTCTTTCTAAGAAAGGTGGCAATGGAGGTGGCGGTGCCGCTACTTCTAACGATCCAATTGGCGACATTCTCGAAGACTATTAA
- a CDS encoding PTS system mannose/fructose/sorbose family transporter subunit IID, producing the protein MTEKLQLSKSDRQKVWWRSTFLQGSWNYERMQNLGWAYSLIPAIKKLYTKKEDQAAALERHMEFFNTHPYVAAPIIGVTLALEEERANGAAIDDAAIQGVKIGMMGPLAGIGDPVFWFTVRPILGALGASLAASGNILGPLIFFIAWNAIRMAFLWYTQELGYKAGSEITKDMSGGILQDITKGASILGMFILAVLVERWVSIKFIFNVSSVKLDDKAYIHWDKLPEGYKGIQEAFAQVGSGLSQTPEKVTTFQQNLDSLIPGLMGLLLTFACMWLLKKKVSPITIIIALFVIGVLAHVAGLM; encoded by the coding sequence ATGACTGAAAAATTACAATTATCTAAATCAGATCGTCAAAAAGTTTGGTGGCGTTCAACCTTCTTGCAAGGTTCTTGGAACTATGAACGGATGCAAAACTTGGGTTGGGCATACTCATTGATCCCAGCTATCAAAAAACTCTACACAAAGAAAGAAGACCAAGCGGCTGCTCTTGAGCGTCACATGGAATTCTTTAACACTCACCCATACGTTGCCGCTCCTATCATCGGGGTAACGCTTGCTCTTGAAGAAGAAAGAGCAAACGGTGCTGCTATTGACGATGCTGCCATCCAAGGGGTTAAAATTGGTATGATGGGTCCTTTGGCGGGTATCGGAGATCCAGTATTCTGGTTTACAGTACGTCCTATCCTTGGTGCTCTTGGTGCATCACTTGCTGCGTCTGGTAATATCCTTGGTCCACTTATCTTCTTTATCGCATGGAATGCGATTCGTATGGCCTTCTTGTGGTACACGCAAGAACTTGGCTACAAAGCAGGTTCTGAAATTACCAAAGATATGTCTGGTGGGATCTTGCAAGACATCACTAAAGGGGCTTCTATCCTTGGGATGTTCATCCTCGCTGTCTTGGTAGAACGTTGGGTATCTATTAAATTCATCTTTAATGTTTCTTCTGTAAAATTAGACGACAAAGCTTATATCCACTGGGATAAACTTCCTGAAGGATACAAGGGTATCCAAGAAGCCTTCGCTCAAGTTGGCTCAGGTCTCTCTCAAACACCTGAAAAAGTTACGACTTTCCAACAAAACTTGGATTCATTGATTCCTGGTTTGATGGGATTACTTCTTACTTTTGCTTGTATGTGGTTGTTGAAGAAAAAAGTATCTCCAATCACTATCATCATCGCCCTCTTTGTAATCGGTGTATTAGCACACGTTGCTGGCTTGATGTAA
- a CDS encoding DUF956 family protein encodes MAQSLNKTVEFHTTGVSYLGVGGKVGKILVGNAAFEFYADANVEDYIQIPWQEIEQIGANVSGRKISRHFEIYTRESKFLFASKDSGKILKIAREHLGNDKIVKLPTLIQTITAKIKNLFAK; translated from the coding sequence ATGGCTCAATCATTGAATAAAACCGTTGAATTCCATACTACAGGGGTTTCTTACCTTGGAGTGGGGGGAAAGGTTGGAAAAATCCTAGTAGGGAATGCCGCTTTTGAATTTTATGCGGATGCAAATGTAGAAGACTACATCCAAATTCCCTGGCAAGAAATTGAACAAATCGGAGCCAATGTATCCGGACGTAAAATTAGCCGCCATTTTGAAATCTATACTAGAGAATCAAAATTTCTCTTTGCTTCAAAAGACTCTGGAAAAATTTTAAAGATTGCTCGGGAACATCTAGGAAATGATAAAATTGTCAAACTTCCTACATTGATCCAAACCATCACGGCTAAAATTAAAAATCTATTTGCAAAATAG
- the serS gene encoding serine--tRNA ligase, translated as MLDIKRIRTDFDAVAKKLATRGVDAAILNEMKEIDAKRRDILVKVENLKAERNTVSAEIAQAKRNKENADDKIAAMQTLSAEVKALDTELAEIDAKLTEFTTTLPNIPADSVPVGADEDDNVEVRRWGTPREFGFEPKAHWDLGEDLDILDWERGAKVTGARFLFYKGLGARLERAIYNFMLEEHGKEGYTEVIPPYMVNHDSMFGTGQYPKFKEDTFELSDTNYVLIPTAEVPLTNYYRDEILDGKDLPIYFTAMSPSFRSEAGSAGRDTRGLIRLHQFHKVEMVKFAKPEESYDELEKMVVNAENILQKLNLPYRVVALSTGDMGFSAAKTYDLEVWIPAQNTYREISSCSNTEDFQARRAQIRYRDEADGKVKLLHTLNGSGLAVGRTVAAILENYQNEDGSVTIPEVLRPYMGGAEVIAPK; from the coding sequence ATGTTAGATATTAAACGGATTCGTACAGACTTTGATGCGGTTGCTAAAAAATTGGCAACACGTGGCGTAGATGCAGCTATTTTGAATGAAATGAAAGAAATCGATGCCAAACGTCGAGATATCTTAGTCAAAGTAGAAAATCTCAAAGCAGAGCGTAACACTGTATCTGCTGAAATAGCACAAGCTAAACGCAACAAGGAAAATGCAGATGATAAGATTGCTGCCATGCAAACCCTCTCTGCAGAGGTCAAAGCATTGGATACAGAATTAGCTGAAATCGATGCAAAATTAACTGAATTCACTACTACCCTTCCAAACATCCCTGCTGATAGTGTCCCTGTTGGAGCAGATGAGGATGACAATGTTGAGGTTCGTCGTTGGGGAACACCGCGCGAATTTGGCTTTGAACCAAAAGCTCACTGGGATTTAGGTGAAGACCTTGATATCCTTGACTGGGAACGCGGGGCTAAAGTCACTGGTGCTCGTTTCCTCTTCTACAAAGGACTTGGAGCTCGCTTAGAACGCGCTATCTACAACTTCATGTTGGAGGAACATGGCAAGGAAGGCTACACTGAAGTCATCCCTCCTTACATGGTCAACCATGATTCTATGTTTGGTACTGGTCAGTATCCAAAATTCAAGGAAGATACTTTTGAACTTAGCGATACCAATTATGTCCTCATTCCAACTGCTGAAGTTCCTTTGACGAACTACTACCGCGATGAAATTCTTGATGGAAAAGACCTTCCAATCTACTTCACCGCTATGAGTCCATCATTCCGTTCAGAAGCTGGTTCAGCTGGTCGTGATACTCGTGGATTGATCCGTTTGCACCAATTCCATAAGGTTGAAATGGTGAAATTTGCTAAACCAGAAGAATCATATGATGAATTGGAAAAAATGGTTGTCAATGCTGAAAATATCCTTCAAAAACTGAACCTTCCATACCGTGTGGTAGCTCTCTCAACGGGAGACATGGGCTTCTCAGCTGCCAAGACTTATGACTTGGAAGTATGGATTCCAGCGCAAAACACCTACCGTGAAATCTCAAGCTGTTCTAATACAGAAGATTTCCAAGCTCGCCGTGCGCAAATCCGCTATCGTGATGAAGCAGATGGCAAGGTAAAACTCCTTCACACTTTGAACGGTTCAGGGTTAGCTGTCGGACGTACCGTCGCTGCTATTCTTGAAAACTACCAAAACGAAGACGGTTCTGTGACCATTCCAGAAGTCCTTCGCCCATACATGGGTGGCGCAGAAGTCATCGCACCAAAATAA
- a CDS encoding acetyl-CoA carboxylase carboxyl transferase subunit alpha, with product MSKITQIIKEARDQGRLTALDFAQGIFDDFIELHGDRNFRDDGAVIGGIGRLGDQTVTVVGIQKGKNLQDNLKRNFGQPHPEGYRKALRLMKQAEKFGRPVVTFINTAGAYPGVGAEERGQGEAIARNLMEMSDLKVPIIAIIIGEGGSGGALALAVADKVWMLENSIYAVLSPEGFASILWKDGSRAMEAAELMKITSHELLNMEIVDKVIPEHGFSNGELLAQVKKELQEELKVLQALPLEELLEQRYQRFRKY from the coding sequence ATGAGTAAAATAACACAGATTATTAAAGAGGCACGTGACCAAGGAAGATTGACTGCGCTTGATTTTGCTCAAGGAATTTTTGATGATTTTATCGAATTGCATGGAGATCGAAACTTCCGTGATGATGGTGCGGTGATTGGTGGGATTGGACGCTTAGGCGATCAAACGGTTACAGTCGTTGGAATCCAAAAAGGAAAAAATCTTCAGGATAATCTAAAACGTAATTTTGGGCAACCACATCCAGAAGGCTATCGAAAAGCTTTGCGTCTCATGAAGCAAGCGGAGAAATTTGGCCGTCCAGTTGTGACCTTTATCAATACAGCGGGTGCTTATCCCGGTGTTGGTGCTGAAGAACGAGGACAAGGGGAAGCCATTGCCCGCAACCTCATGGAAATGAGTGATCTAAAAGTTCCAATTATCGCGATTATCATCGGAGAAGGTGGCTCTGGTGGTGCCTTGGCTCTTGCTGTGGCAGATAAGGTCTGGATGCTTGAGAACTCCATCTATGCGGTCTTGAGTCCAGAAGGTTTTGCCTCTATTCTTTGGAAAGATGGAAGTCGTGCCATGGAAGCAGCAGAGTTGATGAAGATTACTTCTCATGAATTGTTAAATATGGAAATTGTCGATAAGGTGATTCCCGAGCATGGATTTTCGAATGGGGAACTACTGGCTCAAGTGAAGAAGGAATTACAGGAAGAGTTAAAGGTTTTACAAGCTTTACCTCTCGAAGAGCTTCTGGAGCAACGCTACCAACGTTTTCGTAAATATTAA